A genomic segment from Thermus sp. LT1-2-5 encodes:
- a CDS encoding S41 family peptidase yields the protein MKRRAWFIAGIGVLLALVYAQLPRPQAENLLQNPNGQALLEVYQRIQQDYLETLPKEKLNALLEGAIGGMVAALKDPFTSYSPPQRASLRQEDLRGEFFGIGATLSPANPDGTGAKIEGVMKGLPAQRAGMRAGDVILEVDGEDVTALPLQEVVARIRGREGTKVTIKVRREGVPAPLVFELVREKVEIISVSTGKVGDVGYIALETFANFKVEDQLKKAIEDLKAQGAKKLIFDLRDNGGGLLDQGCAVASAFLKEGPIVYTRTKNLTRVWCEASGRPLWDGPMVVLVNGNSASASEIVAGALQDYGRAKVIGEKTFGKGVGQTPYTLANGGELTLVTFEWLTPKRRAINKEGLKPDIEVKDTRFPTPFSVQGAGAPPGAEVSVTLNGKTVKVKADAEGKFSYAEPQRQRPLPEERGQAVLDPENDAILKRALEELGR from the coding sequence ATGAAACGACGCGCGTGGTTCATCGCCGGGATCGGGGTTCTCCTTGCCCTGGTGTACGCCCAGCTTCCTAGGCCCCAAGCGGAAAACCTCCTGCAAAACCCCAACGGCCAGGCCCTCCTGGAGGTCTACCAAAGGATCCAGCAGGACTATCTGGAAACCTTGCCCAAGGAGAAGCTCAACGCCCTTCTGGAAGGGGCCATCGGCGGCATGGTGGCCGCCCTCAAGGACCCCTTCACCAGCTACTCCCCGCCCCAGCGGGCAAGCCTCCGCCAGGAGGACCTTCGGGGCGAGTTCTTCGGCATCGGGGCCACCCTCTCCCCCGCCAACCCCGACGGCACCGGGGCCAAGATCGAGGGGGTCATGAAGGGGCTTCCCGCCCAGCGGGCGGGGATGCGGGCGGGGGATGTGATCCTCGAGGTGGACGGGGAGGACGTAACCGCCCTGCCCTTGCAGGAGGTGGTGGCCCGCATCCGCGGCCGGGAGGGGACCAAGGTCACCATCAAGGTGCGCCGGGAAGGGGTGCCGGCCCCTCTGGTCTTCGAGCTCGTACGGGAAAAAGTGGAAATCATCTCCGTTTCCACCGGCAAGGTGGGGGACGTGGGCTACATCGCCCTGGAAACCTTTGCCAACTTCAAGGTGGAGGATCAGCTCAAGAAGGCCATAGAGGACCTCAAGGCCCAAGGGGCCAAGAAGCTCATCTTTGACCTCCGGGATAACGGGGGCGGCCTCCTGGACCAAGGGTGCGCCGTGGCCAGCGCCTTCTTGAAGGAAGGCCCCATCGTCTACACCCGCACCAAGAACCTCACCCGGGTCTGGTGCGAGGCCTCGGGAAGACCCCTTTGGGATGGCCCCATGGTGGTCCTGGTAAACGGCAACTCCGCCTCGGCCAGCGAGATCGTGGCCGGGGCCCTCCAGGACTACGGCCGGGCCAAGGTCATCGGGGAAAAGACCTTCGGCAAGGGCGTGGGCCAGACCCCCTACACCCTGGCCAACGGCGGCGAGCTCACCCTGGTCACCTTTGAGTGGCTCACCCCCAAGCGCCGGGCCATCAACAAGGAGGGCCTGAAGCCCGACATCGAGGTCAAGGACACCCGCTTCCCCACCCCCTTCTCCGTGCAAGGGGCGGGGGCCCCCCCGGGGGCGGAGGTGAGCGTGACCCTAAACGGCAAGACCGTGAAGGTGAAGGCGGACGCCGAGGGGAAGTTCAGCTACGCCGAGCCGCAGCGGCAGCGGCCCCTTCCCGAGGAGCGGGGCCAGGCGGTCTTGGACCCGGAAAACGACGCCATCCTCAAGCGAGCCCTGGAGGAGCTAGGCCGCTAG
- the metG gene encoding methionine--tRNA ligase, with protein MEKVFYITTPIYYVNAEPHLGHAYTTVVADFLARWHRLDGYQTYFLTGTDEHGETVFRAAERAGEDPKAFVDRVSERFRRAWALLGIAYDDFIRTTEERHKKVVQYVLQKVYEAGDIYYGEYEGLYCVSCERFYTEKELSEGLCPIHGRPVERRKEGNYFFRMEKYREWLLDYLRDHPNLIRPEGYRNEVLAMLAEPIGDLSISRPKARVPWGIPLPWDEDHVTYVWFDALLNYVSALGYPEGERFKTFWPHAWHLIGKDILKPHAVFWPTMLKAAGIPMYRHLNVGGFLLGPDGRKMSKTLGNVVDPFSLAERYGRDAVRYYLLREIPYGQDTPVSEAALRTRYEADLADDLGNLVQRTRAMLFRFAEGRIPKPVAGEELAYGTELAGKLRGLVRDLKFHVALEEAMAYVKALNRYINEKKPWELYKEDKEAAQAVLYRVVEGLRIASILLTPAMPEKMAELRRALGLKEAARLEEAERWGLAEPLPLPGEAPVLFPKEAKPTKESEEKMERIGLDDFAKVELRVAEVVAAEKHPNADKLLVLRLSLGKEERTVVSGIAQWYRPEELVGKKVVLVANLKPAKLRGVESEGMILAAQEGEKLALVTVDGDIPPGAVVR; from the coding sequence ATGGAGAAGGTCTTTTACATCACCACCCCCATCTACTACGTGAACGCCGAGCCCCACCTGGGCCACGCCTACACCACGGTGGTGGCGGACTTCCTGGCCCGCTGGCACCGCTTGGACGGCTACCAGACCTATTTCCTCACCGGCACCGACGAGCACGGGGAGACGGTCTTTCGGGCGGCGGAGCGGGCGGGGGAGGACCCCAAGGCCTTCGTTGACCGGGTTTCCGAGCGCTTCCGCCGGGCCTGGGCCCTTCTCGGCATCGCCTACGACGATTTCATCCGCACCACGGAAGAGCGCCACAAGAAGGTGGTGCAGTACGTCTTGCAGAAGGTGTACGAGGCCGGGGACATCTACTACGGGGAGTACGAGGGGCTTTACTGCGTGTCCTGCGAGCGCTTCTACACGGAAAAGGAGCTTTCCGAGGGGCTTTGCCCCATCCACGGCCGCCCCGTGGAGCGGAGGAAGGAGGGAAACTACTTCTTCCGCATGGAGAAGTACCGGGAGTGGCTTCTGGACTACCTGAGGGACCACCCCAACCTCATCCGCCCCGAGGGCTACCGGAACGAGGTCCTGGCCATGCTGGCGGAGCCCATCGGCGACCTTTCCATCTCCCGGCCCAAGGCCCGGGTCCCCTGGGGCATCCCCCTGCCGTGGGACGAGGACCATGTGACCTACGTCTGGTTTGACGCCCTCTTGAACTACGTTTCCGCCCTGGGCTACCCCGAGGGGGAGCGCTTCAAAACCTTTTGGCCCCACGCCTGGCACCTCATCGGCAAGGACATCCTGAAGCCCCATGCGGTCTTCTGGCCCACCATGCTCAAGGCGGCGGGCATCCCCATGTACCGCCACCTGAACGTGGGGGGGTTTTTGCTGGGGCCCGACGGGCGGAAGATGAGCAAGACCCTGGGGAACGTGGTGGACCCCTTCTCCTTGGCGGAGCGGTACGGGCGGGACGCCGTGCGCTACTACCTCCTCCGGGAGATTCCTTACGGCCAGGACACCCCGGTGAGCGAGGCGGCCCTTAGGACCCGGTACGAGGCGGACCTGGCGGACGATCTGGGCAACCTGGTGCAACGCACCCGGGCCATGCTCTTCCGCTTCGCCGAGGGGCGGATCCCCAAGCCCGTGGCGGGGGAGGAGCTCGCCTACGGCACGGAGCTTGCCGGGAAGCTTAGGGGCCTGGTGCGGGACTTGAAGTTCCACGTGGCCCTCGAGGAGGCCATGGCCTACGTGAAGGCCCTGAACCGCTACATCAACGAGAAGAAACCCTGGGAGCTTTACAAGGAGGACAAGGAGGCGGCGCAGGCGGTGCTCTACCGGGTGGTGGAGGGCCTCCGCATCGCCTCCATCCTCCTCACCCCCGCCATGCCCGAGAAGATGGCGGAGCTAAGGCGGGCCTTGGGCCTAAAGGAGGCGGCGCGCCTGGAGGAGGCGGAAAGGTGGGGCTTGGCGGAGCCCCTTCCCCTCCCGGGGGAAGCCCCGGTCCTCTTCCCCAAGGAGGCCAAGCCGACCAAGGAAAGCGAGGAGAAGATGGAACGAATCGGTTTGGACGACTTTGCCAAGGTGGAACTCCGGGTGGCGGAGGTGGTGGCGGCCGAGAAGCACCCCAACGCCGACAAGCTCCTGGTCCTCCGGCTTTCCCTGGGGAAGGAGGAGCGCACGGTGGTGTCCGGCATCGCCCAGTGGTACCGGCCCGAGGAGCTGGTGGGCAAGAAGGTGGTCTTGGTGGCCAACCTGAAGCCGGCAAAGCTAAGGGGCGTGGAGAGCGAGGGCATGATCCTGGCGGCCCAGGAGGGGGAGAAGCTGGCCTTGGTGACGGTGGACGGGGATATCCCCCCGGGGGCGGTGGTGCGGTAA
- the rpiA gene encoding ribose-5-phosphate isomerase RpiA: MERPLESYKKEAAHAAVAYVQDGMVVGLGTGSTARYAVLELARRLREGELRGVVGVPTSRATEELARKEGIPLIDLPPDGVDLAIDGADEIAPGLLLIKGMGGALLREKIVEQTAKEFLVIADHTKKVPVLGRGPVPVEIVPFGFRATLKAIAALGGEPELRMDGDEVYFTDGGHLIADVRFGPIGDPWGLHRALLEIPGVVETGLFLGLATRALVAGPLGIEELLP, encoded by the coding sequence ATGGAGCGCCCTTTGGAGAGCTACAAAAAGGAGGCGGCTCACGCCGCCGTGGCTTACGTGCAGGACGGGATGGTGGTGGGCTTGGGCACCGGTTCCACCGCCCGCTACGCCGTCTTGGAGCTAGCCCGCCGCCTGCGGGAAGGGGAGCTTAGAGGGGTGGTGGGGGTGCCCACCTCGAGGGCCACGGAGGAGCTCGCCCGCAAGGAGGGGATCCCCCTCATAGACCTTCCCCCGGATGGGGTGGACCTGGCCATCGACGGGGCGGACGAGATCGCCCCGGGGCTTTTGCTCATCAAGGGCATGGGCGGGGCCCTTTTGCGGGAGAAGATCGTGGAGCAGACGGCCAAGGAGTTCCTCGTCATCGCCGACCACACCAAGAAGGTGCCGGTGCTGGGCCGGGGGCCGGTGCCCGTGGAGATCGTCCCCTTCGGCTTTCGGGCCACGCTAAAGGCCATCGCCGCATTGGGGGGGGAGCCTGAGCTCCGCATGGACGGGGACGAGGTCTACTTCACCGACGGGGGGCACCTCATCGCCGATGTCCGCTTCGGCCCCATCGGGGACCCCTGGGGCCTCCACCGGGCCCTTCTGGAGATCCCCGGGGTGGTGGAAACGGGGCTATTCCTGGGCCTCGCCACCCGGGCCCTGGTGGCGGGGCCTTTAGGGATTGAAGAGCTTTTGCCTTAG
- the bcp gene encoding thioredoxin-dependent thiol peroxidase: MPGMEGTLAPDFALPDQEGRIHRLSDYRGQWVVLYFYPKDDTPGCTKEACGFRDHMGSLQALGAVVLGVSADDVESHKRFAEKYGLNFPLLADPERKAISLYGAWGKKKLYGKEVEGVLRQTFLIDPEGRIAKVWRKVSPEGHALEVAEALQALKGA; this comes from the coding sequence ATGCCCGGCATGGAAGGCACCTTGGCGCCCGATTTCGCCCTCCCCGACCAGGAGGGCCGCATCCACCGCCTTTCCGACTACCGCGGCCAGTGGGTGGTCCTCTACTTCTACCCCAAGGACGACACCCCGGGGTGCACCAAGGAGGCCTGCGGCTTCCGCGACCACATGGGAAGCCTTCAGGCCCTGGGGGCGGTGGTCCTGGGCGTTTCCGCCGACGATGTGGAAAGCCACAAGCGCTTCGCCGAGAAGTACGGGCTAAACTTCCCCCTCCTGGCCGACCCCGAGCGGAAGGCCATCTCCCTCTACGGGGCCTGGGGGAAGAAGAAGCTTTACGGCAAGGAGGTGGAAGGGGTCTTGCGCCAGACCTTCCTCATCGACCCCGAGGGGAGGATCGCCAAGGTGTGGCGCAAGGTTTCCCCCGAGGGGCACGCCCTTGAGGTGGCGGAGGCCCTTCAGGCCCTAAAGGGGGCGTGA
- a CDS encoding adenosine-specific kinase, with amino-acid sequence MELKLIPIEKPENLNVILGQAHFIKTVEDLHEALVTAVPGIRFGLAFSEASGKRLIRRSGTDEALVELAVKNLLNLAAGHTFLIVLGEGFYPINVLHAVKACPEVVRIFAATANPLKVVVAEEGEQRAILGVMDGFKPLGVEDEAEVAWRKDLLRRFGYKL; translated from the coding sequence ATGGAGCTAAAGCTCATCCCCATTGAGAAGCCGGAGAACCTGAACGTCATCCTGGGCCAGGCCCACTTCATCAAGACGGTGGAGGACCTGCACGAGGCCTTGGTGACCGCCGTGCCCGGCATCCGGTTCGGCCTCGCCTTCTCTGAGGCCAGCGGCAAGCGGCTCATCCGCCGCTCGGGCACGGACGAGGCCCTGGTGGAGCTTGCGGTGAAGAACCTCCTCAACCTGGCGGCGGGGCACACCTTCCTCATCGTCTTGGGCGAGGGGTTTTACCCCATCAACGTCCTCCATGCGGTGAAGGCCTGCCCCGAGGTGGTGCGGATCTTCGCCGCCACCGCCAACCCCCTAAAGGTGGTGGTGGCGGAGGAGGGGGAGCAGCGGGCCATTTTGGGGGTCATGGACGGGTTTAAGCCCCTCGGGGTGGAGGACGAGGCCGAGGTGGCCTGGCGCAAGGACCTCCTTCGCCGCTTCGGCTACAAGCTATAA
- the mqnC gene encoding cyclic dehypoxanthinyl futalosine synthase, with amino-acid sequence MGGMDVLEKAVAGKRLSEKEVLALFDLPLPELAAAAHEVRLKKTDPQVVTFLIDRNINYTNVCTVACAFCAFYRTKRQKDAYTLSYEAIARKVEELYQVGGKRILMQGGVNPELPLDWYLDLLRYLKERFPDLRIDAFSPEEILGLERLTGLRAEEILERLKAAGLDGMPGAGAEILVDEVRQKAAPARIKTADWYRIVDAAQALGLYTLATMVIGFGEGPKERAAHLLGLRAQQDKALERYENGFAAFALWTLQVEHTRLKGKAPGATAHEYLKTLSIARLALDNFAHFQASWPTLGFKVAQAALYYGADDFGSTMLEENVVSAAGGHGRTHATVRQIVRHIVDAGFRPAERDPLYRILRYPDAEALLQENEPLELPLA; translated from the coding sequence ATGGGGGGCATGGACGTCCTGGAGAAGGCCGTGGCCGGGAAGAGGCTTTCGGAAAAGGAGGTCCTGGCCCTCTTTGACCTCCCCCTTCCCGAGCTCGCCGCCGCCGCCCACGAGGTGCGGCTTAAGAAGACGGACCCCCAGGTGGTCACCTTTCTCATCGACCGCAACATCAACTACACCAACGTCTGCACCGTGGCCTGCGCCTTCTGCGCCTTCTACCGCACCAAGCGGCAGAAGGACGCCTACACCCTGAGCTATGAGGCCATCGCCCGGAAGGTGGAAGAGCTCTACCAGGTGGGGGGAAAGCGCATCCTCATGCAGGGGGGGGTGAACCCCGAGCTTCCCCTGGACTGGTACCTGGACCTCCTGCGCTACCTCAAGGAGCGCTTCCCCGACCTGCGCATCGACGCCTTCAGCCCCGAGGAGATCCTGGGCCTGGAGCGCCTCACGGGCCTTCGGGCTGAAGAAATCCTGGAAAGGCTCAAAGCGGCAGGCCTGGACGGGATGCCGGGGGCGGGGGCGGAGATCCTGGTGGACGAGGTGCGGCAAAAAGCGGCCCCCGCCCGCATCAAGACGGCGGACTGGTACCGCATCGTGGACGCCGCCCAGGCCCTGGGCCTCTATACCCTCGCAACCATGGTCATCGGCTTCGGGGAAGGCCCCAAGGAGCGCGCCGCCCACCTCCTGGGCCTCCGCGCCCAGCAGGACAAGGCCTTGGAGCGCTACGAAAACGGCTTCGCCGCCTTCGCCCTTTGGACCTTGCAGGTGGAGCACACCCGCCTCAAGGGCAAGGCCCCGGGGGCCACGGCCCACGAGTACCTAAAGACCCTGAGCATCGCCCGGCTTGCCCTGGACAACTTCGCCCACTTCCAGGCCTCCTGGCCCACCCTGGGCTTCAAGGTAGCCCAAGCCGCCCTCTACTACGGGGCCGACGATTTCGGCAGCACCATGCTGGAGGAGAACGTGGTTTCGGCCGCCGGGGGGCACGGCCGCACCCACGCCACGGTGCGCCAAATCGTGCGCCACATCGTGGACGCAGGCTTCAGGCCGGCGGAGCGGGACCCCCTTTACCGCATCCTCCGCTACCCAGATGCGGAAGCCCTCCTCCAGGAGAACGAGCCCCTGGAGCTACCCCTGGCCTAG
- a CDS encoding ABC transporter permease has protein sequence MLRKYLLPMWAFVFRDFHLTRRYFSWVVVFTFYAIVNAATIALIGVAQGDFRLTLTLVLGALLWSYLSAMYQEIANSIAYERWEGTLEYTFMAPVSRLVHLLGVSLFATFYSVVRTAVILLGLALFVDLDLAGANLWGVLVVLLVGSLAFMGLGLMAAILPVMSPENGAQATNILQGVLLLVSGIYYPVSVLPAWLQPLAYLSPATYALEASRKLLGIHHPDSTPGHLVGAPLGAVLPELGVLLLMGVAFIPLGLWVFGLAERWAKRTGKLKRTG, from the coding sequence ATGCTTCGTAAGTATCTCTTGCCCATGTGGGCCTTTGTCTTCCGCGACTTCCACCTGACGCGGCGGTACTTTTCCTGGGTGGTGGTGTTCACCTTTTACGCCATCGTCAACGCCGCCACCATCGCCCTCATCGGGGTGGCCCAGGGGGATTTCCGCCTCACCCTCACCCTGGTCCTGGGAGCGCTCCTTTGGAGCTACCTTTCCGCCATGTACCAGGAGATCGCCAACTCCATCGCCTATGAGCGTTGGGAAGGCACCCTGGAGTACACCTTTATGGCCCCGGTGTCCCGCCTCGTCCACCTGTTGGGGGTGAGCCTCTTCGCCACCTTCTACAGCGTGGTGCGCACTGCGGTGATCCTGCTGGGCCTGGCGCTTTTTGTGGACCTAGACCTGGCTGGGGCCAACCTGTGGGGGGTGTTGGTGGTGCTGTTGGTGGGGAGCCTGGCCTTCATGGGCCTGGGGCTCATGGCCGCCATCCTGCCGGTGATGAGCCCGGAAAACGGGGCCCAGGCCACCAACATCCTCCAAGGGGTCTTGCTCTTGGTGTCCGGCATCTACTACCCGGTTTCCGTCCTGCCTGCCTGGCTCCAGCCCTTGGCCTACCTCTCCCCCGCCACCTACGCCCTCGAGGCCAGCCGCAAGCTCCTGGGCATCCACCACCCGGACTCCACCCCCGGCCACCTGGTGGGGGCGCCCTTGGGGGCGGTGCTTCCGGAGCTGGGGGTCCTCCTCCTCATGGGGGTGGCCTTCATCCCCTTGGGCCTTTGGGTGTTCGGTTTAGCGGAGCGCTGGGCCAAGCGCACCGGCAAGCTCAAGCGCACGGGCTAG
- a CDS encoding ABC transporter ATP-binding protein: protein MWAIEVQNLSKVFRKTTFGRKQEEWALKGVSFRVAEGETYALLGPNGSGKSTLIRILSTLLVPDAGRVRILGHPLPEGERRVRERIGRVSVDAAFYKKLSPRENLLFAAQLYGISPKEAERRAMAILERLGLETRRFDDPLEEMSRGMQQKVAIARALLIRPPLLLLDEPTTGLDPRSRRDVQGFLEELRREEGTTLLLTTHDMAEAERLAHRVGFLVRGRLVAEGTVEELKALAGAENLEEAFLRMTGEGLEEETDAS, encoded by the coding sequence GTGTGGGCCATTGAAGTACAAAATCTTTCCAAGGTATTCCGCAAGACCACCTTCGGCCGCAAGCAGGAGGAATGGGCCCTAAAGGGGGTTTCCTTCCGGGTGGCGGAGGGGGAGACCTACGCCCTCTTGGGGCCCAACGGCTCCGGCAAGTCCACCTTGATCCGCATCCTCTCCACCCTGCTCGTGCCCGATGCCGGGCGGGTGCGCATCCTGGGCCACCCCTTGCCCGAGGGGGAGCGGCGGGTGCGGGAGAGGATTGGCCGGGTAAGCGTGGACGCCGCCTTTTACAAAAAGCTCTCCCCCCGGGAAAACCTCCTCTTCGCCGCCCAGCTTTACGGCATCTCCCCTAAGGAGGCGGAGCGGCGGGCCATGGCTATCTTGGAGCGGCTTGGCTTGGAAACCCGGCGCTTTGACGACCCCTTGGAGGAGATGAGCCGGGGCATGCAACAGAAGGTGGCCATCGCCCGCGCCCTCCTCATCCGCCCACCCCTCCTCCTCCTGGACGAGCCCACCACCGGCCTAGACCCGCGGAGCCGCCGGGACGTGCAGGGGTTTTTGGAAGAGCTCAGGCGGGAGGAGGGCACCACCCTTCTCCTCACCACCCACGACATGGCCGAGGCGGAGCGCCTGGCCCACCGGGTGGGCTTCCTGGTGCGGGGAAGGCTGGTGGCGGAGGGGACGGTGGAGGAGCTCAAGGCCTTGGCCGGGGCTGAGAACCTGGAGGAGGCCTTCTTGCGAATGACGGGTGAGGGCCTCGAGGAGGAAACCGATGCTTCGTAA